One window of Zalophus californianus isolate mZalCal1 chromosome 3, mZalCal1.pri.v2, whole genome shotgun sequence genomic DNA carries:
- the SLITRK5 gene encoding SLIT and NTRK-like protein 5 — MHTCCPPVTLEQDLHRKMHSWMLQTLAFALTSLVLSCAETIDYYGEICDNACPCEEKDGILTVSCENRGIISLSEISPPRFPIYHLLLSGNLLNRLYPNEFVNYTGASILHLGSNVIQDIETGAFHGLRGLRRLHLNNNKLELLRDDTFLGLESLEYLQVDYNYISVIEPNAFGKLHLLQVLILNDNLLSSLPNNLFRFVPLTHLDLRGNRLKLLPYVGLLQHMDKVVELQLEENPWNCSCELISLKDWLDSISYSALVGDVVCETPFRLHGRDLDEVSKQELCPRKLISDYEMRPQTPLSTTGYLHTTPASVNSVATSSSAVYKPPLKPPKGTRQPNKPRVRPTSRQPSKDLGYSNYGPSIAYQTKSPVPLECPTACTCNLQISDLGLNVNCQERKIESIAELQPKPYNPKKMYLTENYIAVVRRSDFLEATGLDLLHLGNNRISVIQDRAFGDLANLRRLYLNGNRIERLSPELFYGLQSLQYLFLQYNLIREIQSGTFDPVPNLQLLFLNNNLLQTMPSGVFSGLTLLRLNLRSNHFTSLPVSGVLDQLKSLIQIDLHDNPWDCTCDVVGMKLWVEQLKVGVLVDEVICKAPKKFAETDMRSIKSELLCPDYSDVVVSTPTPSSIQVLARTSAVTPAVRLNSTGAPAGLGAGGGASSVPLSVLILSLLLVFIMSVFVAAGLFVLVMKRRKKNQSDHTSTNNSDVSSFNMQYSVYGGGGGAGGHPHAHVHHRGPALPKVKTPAGHVYEYIPHPLGHMCKNPIYRSREGNSVEDYKDLHELKVTYSSNHHLQQQPPPPPPPQPPQQQPPPQLQLQPGEEERRESHHLRSPAYSVSTIEPREDLLSPVQDADRFYRGILEPDKHCSTTPAGNSLPEYPKFPCSPAAYTFSPNYDLRRPHQYLHPGAGDSRLREPVLYSPPSAVFVEPNRNEYLELKAKLNVEPDYLEVLEKQTTFSQF; from the coding sequence ATGCACACTTGCTGCCCCCCAGTAACTTTGGAACAGGACCTTCACAGAAAAATGCATAGCTGGATGCTGCAGACTCTAGCGTTTGCTCTAACATCTCTCGTCCTTTCGTGTGCAGAAACCATCGATTATTATGGGGAAATCTGTGACAATGCATGTCCTTGTGAGGAAAAGGACGGCATTTTAACTGTGAGCTGTGAAAACCGGGGGATCATCAGCCTCTCTGAAATTAGCCCTCCCCGTTTCCCAATCTACCACCTCTTGTTGTCTGGAAACCTTTTGAACCGTCTTTATCCCAATGAGTTTGTCAATTACACTGGGGCTTCAATTTTGCATCTGGGTAGCAATGTGATCCAGGACATTGAGACTGGGGCTTTCCACGGGCTGAGGGGTTTAAGGAGATTGCATCTGAACAATAATAAACTGGAACTTCTGCGAGATGATACCTTCCTTGGCCTGGAGAGCCTGGAGTACCTACAGGTCGATTACAATTACATCAGTGTCATTGAACCCAATGCTTTTGGGAAACTGCATTTATTGCAGGTGCTTATCCTCAATGACAATCTCTTGTCCAGTTTACCCAACAACCTTTTCCGTTTTGTGCCCTTAACGCACTTGGACCTGCGGGGGAACCGGCTGAAACTTCTGCCCTATGTGGGGCTGCTGCAGCACATGGATAAAGTTGTGGAGTTACAGCTGGAAGAGAACCCCTGGAATTGCTCCTGTGAGCTGATCTCTCTCAAGGATTGGTTGGACAGCATCTCCTACTCGGCCCTGGTGGGGGATGTGGTTTGTGAGACCCCCTTCCGCTTACACGGCCGAGATCTGGACGAGGTGTCCAAGCAGGAACTTTGCCCAAGGAAACTTATTTCAGATTATGAGATGAGGCCACAGACGCCTTTGAGCACCACGGGGTATTTACACACTACCCCAGCCTCGGTGAATTCCGTGGCCACTTCTTCCTCTGCTGTTTACAAACCCCCCTTAAAGCCCCCTAAGGGGACCCGCCAACCCAACAAGCCCAGAGTGCGCCCCACCTCTCGGCAGCCCTCCAAGGACTTGGGCTACAGCAACTATGGCCCCAGCATCGCCTACCAGACCAAATCTCCGGTGCCTTTGGAGTGTCCCACCGCGTGCACTTGCAACCTACAAATCTCCGATCTGGGCCTCAACGTCAACTGCCAGGAGCGCAAAATCGAGAGCATCGCAGAGCTGCAGCCCAAGCCCTACAACCCCAAGAAAATGTATCTGACGGAGAATTACATTGCGGTTGTGCGCAGGAGCGACTTCCTGGAGGCCACGGGGCTGGACCTCCTACACCTGGGCAACAACCGCATCTCAGTGATCCAGGACCGCGCCTTTGGGGACCTCGCCAACCTGAGGCGCCTCTACCTAAATGGCAACAGGATTGAGAGGCTGAGCCCGGAGTTGTtctatggcctgcaaagcctgcAGTATCTCTTCCTCCAGTACAATCTCATACGTGAGATTCAGTCTGGGACTTTTGATCCGGTCCCAAACCTCCagctgctattcctgaataacaACCTCCTGCAGACCATGCCCTCAGGCGTCTTCTCAGGCCTGACCCTTCTCAGGCTGAACCTAAGGAGTAACCATTTCACCTCCTTGCCGGTGAGTGGAGTTCTGGACCAGCTGAAGTCGCTCATCCAAATCGACCTGCATGACAACCCTTGGGATTGTACCTGCGACGTTGTGGGCATGAAGCTGTGGGTCGAGCAGCTCAAAGTGGGTGTCTTGGTGGACGAGGTCATCTGCAAGGCGCCCAAGAAGTTTGCAGAGACGGATATGCGCTCCATTAAGTCGGAGCTGCTGTGCCCGGACTACTCTGACGTGGTGGTTTCCACGCCCACGCCCTCCTCCATCCAGGTCCTGGCTAGGACCAGCGCGGTGACCCCCGCGGTCCGGTTGAACAGCACCGGGGCCCCCGCGGGCTTGGGCGCGGGCGGAGGGGCGTCTTCCGTGCCCTTGTCTGTGTTGATTCTCAGCCTGCTGCTGGTTTTTATCATGTCCGTCTTCGTGGCCGCCGGGCTCTTCGTGCTGGTTATGAAGCGCAGGAAGAAGAACCAGAGCGACCACACCAGCACCAACAATTCCGACGTGAGCTCCTTCAACATGCAGTACAGCGTGtacggaggcggcggcggcgcgggagGCCACCCGCACGCGCACGTGCACCACCGAGGACCGGCGCTGCCCAAGGTGAAGACGCCCGCGGGCCACGTGTACGAGTACATCCCCCATCCACTGGGCCACATGTGCAAAAACCCCATCTACCGCTCCCGAGAGGGCAACTCCGTGGAGGATTACAAAGACCTGCACGAGCTCAAGGTCACCTACAGCAGCAACCACCACCTGcagcagcagccgccgccgccgccgccgccgcagccgcctcAGCAGCAGCCCCCGCCGCAGTTGCAGCTgcagcctggggaggaggagaggcggGAAAGCCACCACTTGCGGAGTCCCGCCTATAGCGTCAGCACCATCGAGCCCCGGGAGGACCTACTGTCGCCGGTGCAGGACGCCGACCGCTTTTACAGGGGCATTTTAGAACCAGACAAACACTGCTCCACCACCCCCGCCGGCAATAGCCTCCCGGAATATCCCAAATTCCCGTGCAGCCCAGCTGCTTACACTTTCTCCCCCAACTATGACCTGAGACGCCCCCATCAGTATTTGCACCCGGGGGCAGGGGACAGCAGGCTGCGGGAACCGGTGCTCTACAGCCCCCCCAGTGCTGTCTTTGTAGAACCCAACCGGAACGAATATCTGGagttaaaagcaaaactaaacgtTGAGCCGGACTACCTCGAAGTGCTGGAAAAACAGACCACATTTAGCCAGTTCTAA